GGCGGAGCTGCCCTGGATCGTGTTGTCACTGACGTTCGATCCGTTCCCGGCGTCGATGCCATCGTCGCCGGAGCCGCCGTCGCCGGACGTGGTCACGGTGTTGTTCTGGACCGTCGAGTAGGTGCTGACGTTGATCCCGATCCCGGCGTTGTCGCGGACCGTGTTCCCCAGCATCGTCGCGCCGGCCGTGGCGGACAGCCCGCCGTTGCCGTTGCCGACGGAGACACTTCGGTGGACCGCCGAGTTCGCGCCCAGCACGACGCCCGTGCCCCCGTTCTGGTGGAACGAACTATCGGCGACCAGGGCACCGGGCCCCGAGCTCATTCCGAAGCTCGCGTTCCAACGTGAGGTGAGATTCTCGATGCGCGCCTGCGTTCCGGCGTTCACCCCGTGTCGTCCCATGCCGGCGATCTGGCCGTTGGACACCGAGAGCCCGAAGATGATTCCCGCGACGTCGATTCCGTCGCCGGTGCTCGAGCTTCCGGGCGTACAGTCGGTCGTCGAGCCGACGCAGGTCGTGCCGAGGATCGAGAAGCCGCCGAGGTCAACCGAGGCGTCGTTGATCTCGACGACGATGCCGTCGGTGCTCGTGTTGGGGACGATCAGGTCGCTCGTCAGTCGGAAGCTCTGGCTGCCCGCGCTGGACGTGATCGTCACGGGGTAGCCGGGCGCGTCTCCGGGAAAGCAGCCCGAGTTGAGGGCACAGGAGCCGTTGATCTCGAGCACGCCGTCGTAGGCCGAAGCCGTTCCGGCACCGCCGGCGAGCGTCAGGAAGCTGGCGACGGTGGCCAGTCCGAGGCCGATCATCTTGTCGTGGATTCGAATTCGATTCATGGTCGTATTCCTCTTTGAAGGGAAGCGTTGAGAAGGGGAGCGAGACGGTCCGCTCGCTCGGGCGAGGACGGGGCGTGCTTTCCTAGCGGGTACCCCGACCGGAGGGATGTGGCTTCACGCGACGCCCTCCCGAACCGGCGATCGCTTCACGCGCCTCGTCGCGCGGACGAGCCCGAGCGCGCCGATCGCGAGCGCCGCCGCGAAGCCGGGCTCCGGAGCCTGGATCGCCTCGACGTCGGCGGCACGCCAGCTCGCCGCGTTGCCCGATCCGTCCGCCGTGGCGTCGAAGCCCAGCGGCCTCACCCAGAGGCCGGTGGACGGGTCGAACTCGACCACGTCCTCGTCGCTGAAGAAGAGGACGCCCCCGATGTCGCCGTCCGAGTCGAACGAAACGAACAGGTTGCCCGTCGCGTCGTCGTAGCTCGCGCCATCGAGGTCGAGGCTCGCCGGGATCCCGAAGCTCGAGGCATCGAAGGCCATCGAGAAGTCGGTGCCGTCGAACCGGACGAGGTCCTCGTCCGCCGCGGTGAACGAGCCGAAGTCGACGTGGGTGGTGAAGGAGAGGACCAGCTCGCCGTCGAGCCCTCGGGCCAGCGCGTCGACCTCGACGCCCGCCGGGATCCCCTCCGCAGAGGCGTCGAAGATCACGCTGTAGTCGGTGCCGCCCGAATAGCGAACGACGTCGCCGGGCGAGGGCACGGTTCCGAAGAGCTGGATCGGCTCGTCGAAGACGATGAGCCGACGCCCGCCCCCTTCGTCGTGATAGCCGACGACGGAGACCTCCTGACGACCGGCGACGAAGCCCCCGAGCGACTCTTCGACGACGACGCCGAGCAGGTTGTCGGCCACGAGGTCCTGGTCGGTGACGAGATCGGTCCCGCCTCCCGGAATCAGATCGATCGTGACGTCGGGGGACGCGATCAGGAGATCGGGAGCGGCCAACGCGTTCGTGGTCGCGAGCGCCACGAACGGGACGAGCAGGGTGCAGAGTCGCCCCCTCCTCGCCCGACGGCGTCGCGGTCCTCGCGACCGGTCGTACGGGGACGATTGGTGCTTCATGGGATTCCTCCATCGATCGGGGCGCAGGATCGGGCGACTGCCCGACCCGTCGCGTCCCGGCTTTCGATGGAGAGGCGCTATTGCGCTCCTAGCGGTGTCGTCCGCTCGAAGCCGCCGAGGAATATCGGTGTTTTTTCACGCGACGATTCGGCGGGAACTTCGTGTCCGTGAAGCGGCCCACAGTCGAACGTCCGCGCAGAAGCGATCATTTCGGGGCTCGAGGGCATCTCTGGAGGTGGAATCATTGAAAACGGAGTACGGATCGGCCTCGAATGACGCGACCGCGCAGCGGATCGCTCCCTGGGAATTCCCCTCGCGCCCTGGAGCGCGAGGCGAGGAGAGCGAAGCGCGAGCGTATTCCGGTGTGGCGGCCGCGCAGGAGCGCGAGTCCCTCGGACTGGCGGCCCAGCTGGGGGCGGATCTGCCGCGTGACCTGCTGCTCAGCGTGGCGAAGGCGCTGATCGGTGAGCTCACGGACGCGTCGTCGCTCGAGGAGGAGCTTCGTTCTGTCGCTCGTGCGCCGACCCGCGCGCGGGGCCGCTTCGTGCGCGAAGGAGATGTCTGGCGCATCGAGTTCGGTGAAGAGGTCGTGTGGCTGCGCGACGCGAAGGGGCTGCACGACCTGGCGAACCTGCTCGCCCAGCCGAACACCGACGTTCCCGTGATGGAGCTCTACTGCGAAGCGGGCCCCGAGGACGTTTCGATCTCGTGCCCGGGTGAAGACACCCTGCTCGACGAGCGAGCGCTGCGGGAATACGTAGATCGGATCCGGGTGCTGCAGCGGGAGCGCGAGGACGCGGAAGCGCGCGCGGATCTCGGCGCGATCGAGCGATGCAGCGAGGAGCTCGAGTTCCTGGAAACGACGCTCTCACGTGCCACCGGCCTCGGCGGCCGATCGCGCCGGACCTCGGGTCCGAGCGAGCGCGCCCGTAAGGCCGTCTCGAATCGGATCCGGGCTTCGATCCGGCGAATCTCGAAGGCGGCGCCAGAGCTCGGCGCGCACCTCGAGGAGTCGATCCGAACGGGCAGTGGGTGCGGATATCGCCCGATCGCGGAGGTGGACTGGGGGTTCTAGCGGACGCCCGGACATCGGAAGCTCGAGGTCCCGATCGGGGTCGCGCCGGGCGCCTGCACTAGACTTCGTAGAGCGAAGGGAGACGCAACCATGGGCATTGCCGTGATCACGGGCGCCGGGCGCGGGCTCGGTCGGGCGATCGCCGGCCGGCTCGCCCGCGACGGACACCACGTCGTCGCGGTCGATCTCGACGGCGATACGGCAGAGCGCACTGCGGCCGACGTCGGCGGCGAGGCCCGGCAATGCGACGTGAGCGACTGGGCTTCGGTCGAAGCCCTCGCGGCGAGCGTCGAATCCTGCGACATCCTGGTGAACAACGCCGGGATCTGGCACTACGACTCGCTCCTCGAGTCGACCGCCGAACACCTCGACGCGGTGCTCGGCGTGAACGTCGTCGGCACGCTGGCCTGCAGCCGCGCTTTCGCGCCGAAGATGATCGCGGCCGGCGGCGGCGCGATCGTGAACGTCTCCTCGGCGGCAGCCTGGACGAACTCCCCGGGCACCGGGGTCTACCCGGCCACCAAGGCGGCGGTGATCTCATTGACCAAACAGATGGCCATCGAGTGGGGCGAGCACCAGATCCGCGCGAACGCGGTCGGTCCCGGTCTCGTCGTCACCGAAGGAAGCGCGGCCGCCCACAGCGGCGAGAAACGAATCGAGCGCGCGAAGAACATCCCGATCCGACGCGTCGGCGAGCCGGCCGACATCGCCGACGTCGTCTCGTTTCTCTGTAGTGACGAGGCTCGCTACGTGACGGGCCAGAACCTCTTCGTCGATGGCGGGATCACCGCAGGCCGAGCAGCGATCTGAACGGATCCAGGCGGAGCGCCTCGTCGGTAGTCAGCGGAATCGATCGGCGCGCCCTCACCGCCGCCGAGCGGATCAGAATCGGGCGGTGAGCGTCAGGCCGTAGGTCCGCGGATCGGCCACCGCGTGCAGGATCGCGTTCCGCACCCGGGCCAGGTTGAACACGTCCTCGGTGTACCGCTGATCCGTCAGGTTCTCGACCCATCCGGCGACCTCGACGCCGGTGCCCGGCATGCTGTACGTGAGCCGGAGGTTCATGAGCCAGACGCTGCCCTGTCGGACCAGGTAGGAGTTCGCAGCGCTGAAGAAGACGGAGTCCTTGAACGACCAGTCGAAGCGCGGCACCAGCTCGCCCCAACGCGTGGAGAGCGGCCAGGCGACGAAGCCGACGAACGCGAACTCGGGCGAGTTCACCACGCGGTTCCCCGTGAAGTCTTCCTGCGTGACCCGTTCGACGAGATTGTCCCCGACGTTCTGGGCCGAGAGCGTGTTCACGAAGTCGGTGTAGTGCGCGTCCAGCCAGGAGAACGTGAGCCGGATCCAGAGATCCTCGACCAGCGGGGGCGCCCAGCCCTGGAGCGGACGAAGGTCCGCCTCCATCTCGAAGCCGAGCACGTCCGCGTCGTTCGCGTTGATCAGGTCGGGGACCGGCGTGGCGCCGCGCGCGTTGCGCACGGCGATCACCTGGAGGTCCTGATAGTCGTAGAAGAAGAACGCCGAGCTGAGGGCGACGCGATCTCCCAGGAACCGGGCGCGGAGCCGCGCTTCGATCGAGTCGACGATCTCCGGATCGACGGGCTCGGAGAGCGCACCCCGCTCCGCGCCTTCCGGGCCCGGGTTCAGGACGGCGCTGTTGATGTGGGGTCCCTTCCAGCCGCGGGTGTACCCGAGCGACACGTCGAAGCCGGGCGTGGGGCGCCAGGTCGCGACGATCCGACCGGCCCAGCCGAAGGCCGTCGCGGCGGAGGTCGCGAGCGTCGGCGGGATGGGCTCGCCGGCGCGCGGACTGTTCCGGTCGAAGCGCTTCGGCACGATCTCACCCGTCCCCGGAATCACGCGGACGATCCGCCGGACGAGGTTCATCTCCTTCTCGTCGTAGTTGAACCGGGCACCCGTCTCGAGCGAGAAGGTCTCCGAAGGGCTCCACTCGAAGTCGCCCCAGAAGCTCGTGTGCCGCGTGAAGAAGGTGAACTCCTGATCGGTCGCGTCGGCGATCAGGCCGAACGGGAAGAAGTTCTCGGCGTCGATCGCGTCGTAGAGGAACATGCCTCCGACTTGCCACGCATACCCATCGTTCCCGTCGTAGTCGAGCCGAACCTCCTGGGAGAGCTGGTAGGCGCGATTCACGAGATCGATGTGAAGGGCCGGCGTGGGGCTCGCATCGAAATTGATCTTGGTGTCGCGCTTGCTCCATTCGTAGCCGGTCACGGAAGTGACGCGGTACGCGCCGAAGGTCGCCGAGCCGACGAGGCTGCTGCCGAAGAGGTCGATCTTCTCCTTCTCGACCCGGTCGTAGTCACCTTCGAAGGGGTTCCCGATGTACGGATCCTCGACCAGCGGGTAGGTCCCGTCCGGCGCGAAGACACGGGTGTCCGGGTCGAAGTACTCGTCGATGTCGCGGCCGTCCGGTGCCGGGCGAGGGACGGTATCGAGCAGCCGCTGATCCGCGCCGACGAGCTGGAACTGCCGAGCGTCGCCGCGATTCTGGCCGCCGTGCAGGTTCAGCTGCCAGTCCATGTCGAAGAGGGGCAGCTGGAGCCGGAGGATCGAGCGCGCGCCCCAGTTCCGAACGTCGTTCACCCATTCCTTGACGCTCCCCCCTCGGCTCCGGGTCCAGCCGGCGCCCGGGGGCGACAGGAACGTCGCCGTATTCTCAGCCGTGTAGCAGGCCCGACTCACGTCGAAGATCAAGCGATTATTCAGTCCCTCGGGCGTCTCGACGTTGATGTCCCGAGGAGAGGGCGGGCGGATGTAGTCGACGTCGGCGCAGCGGTTCTTCGTCGTGCCGCGGCGCACGCTCCATTGCGCCGCCGAGCGCATCGACAGCGTATCCTCGACGAGGACGTTTTCGACCGCGACGTCGGCGTCGATCTGGTCGAAGCGGCCGTAGGTGAGCGAGACGTTGGTTCCTGGCGTACCGGTCGGCTTCCGCGTCACGATCCGGACCGTGCCGGCGGACGCGTTGCGGCCGTAGCGCGTCGCCTGCGGCCCGCGGAGCACCTCGATGTTCTCGGTGTCGAAGAGCTGCGCGAGCTGGCCGGTCGGCGAGTTCATGTAGGTCTCGTCGATGTAGACGGCGACCGACGAGGAAGAGGACGCCGTGAAGTCACGAATGCCGACGCCGCGGATGAAGAGCGTCGGGGACGAGGCCGCGAAGGGGGTGCGGATCTCGAGGTTCGGGGTGAACGCGGCGATGTCGGCGATGTCCGCCGCGCCGATCGCCTCGATGTGCTCGGCGTCGAACTCGATGATCGAGACGTCGTCGTAGGAGAGCGCCTGGCCGCCGCCTTCCCCGAAGACGATCATCTCCTCGATCCCGCGGAAGGGATCGTCCGCCGCGCGCGAGGCCGCTGCCGAGAAGGACGACGATGCGACTCCCACCAGGAGCGCCAAGACGAGGGCGTGCGGGGCTTCACGGCGAAGGGCGCGGGTTCGCATGGCGTCGGACGTTCGCGCATCGGGCCGGCGCCTGCACCCGGCGATCCGGCGGCAAGAAAGGCTCGTCGGTGGTATCAAGGGGCATGCGTTGTCTCCACGTGGGTCGCGTCTCTGCCGCGCTCATCCTGGTCGCGCACCTCGGCGCCTCGGCCTGCGCGACCGCGCCGCGCGACGAGCCCACGCTCGCGTACACCCCCGAGTCGTTCGCCACGGAAGTGCAGCGCCGTGTGCCCGGCCTCCCCGAGCGACTCGCGAGCGCCCCGTGGGCGGTCGACGAGGCCGTGATCGAGCGCAGCCGGCGGAGGCTGCGACGGGTTCCCCGCGGTCCGTCGAAGATCGAAGCCCTCGTCGACTTCCTCTCCGAGCCGGAGCCGGACGGCCTCGGCCTCGCCTACGACTTCGCCGCCACGGGCACGGCCGAACGGACCCTCGAGCGCAAAAGGGGCAACTGCGTCTCGCTCGCGATGGTGCTGGTCGGGATCGGGCGCGGGCTCGGATGGCCGACGTATTTCGTGGAGATCCGCACTCGCCAGCCGGAGACCCAGGCCTTCTCCACGGTGAAGGCCGTCAGCGATCACATGGCGGTCGTGATTCCGGTCGCGTCGTATTCGATGATCGTGGATTTCACGGGCCGCGTGGACGACATGGAGAACGCTCGCGTGATCGACGACGTGACCGCCTACGCCCATGTCCTCAACAACCTCTCGGCACAGGGCGTGATGCTCGAGACGAAGGAGCCCGATGAGGCGGCGTGGGACGCGGCGATCCGGGGGTTCGAGCTCGCCACGAAGCTCCAGCCCGAGCTCGGGCGCGCCTGGAACAACCTGGGGATCGCGCTGACTCGCCGAGGCCGCTTCGAGGAAGCGCGCGAGATGTATCGCCGCGCCGTCGAGCTCGACACGGCCTTCGGCGCCGCCGAACACAACCTGACCGTCATGGAGACGCGAGCGGAGGGCGCGACGCGGGTCCGCGTGGCGCCGCTCGTCGGGACGTCCCCTACGAAAGGGAACGGCGACGCCCTGCCGTGACGGCTTCGCCGATCTTCGCCGTCTCCACCGCCCGCCCCCTGCCCCGTTCGTCACGGGCGAGTCGCGAATCAACCGTCGATCCGCAGCTCCACGGGCATGCGCTTCAGCGAGTGGGTGAAGTTCGAGCGCATGTAGTCCGCCGCGCCGGCGCACTGCACCTCCACGCCTCGGCGGAGCAGCTCCTCGAAGACCACGCGCATCTCGAGTCGGGCGAGTCCCGCGCCCAGGCAGAAGTGGCGACCGAAGCCGAACGCGAGGTGCTCGTTCGGCCGTCGAGCGATGTCGAAGGTATCGGGCGCGTCGAAGACGGCCTCGTCGCGGTTGGCGGACGAGTACCAGACGACGACGCGATCCTCCTGGCGGATCGCCTGGCCTCCGATCTCGGTGTCCCTGGTCGCCGTCCGGCGGAAGTGGTGGATCGGTGTGGTCCAACGAATCACCTCCTCGATGGCGACTGGCAACCCGCCCGGCTCGCGGCGGAGGCGCGCCCATTGGTCCGGATGCTCCGTGAAGGCGAGCATGCCGCCCGAGATCGCTGCCTTGGTCGTCTCGATCCCGGCCGTGATCAACAGCATGAAGAAGGACGCGAAGGCGTCGGCGTCCA
The genomic region above belongs to bacterium and contains:
- a CDS encoding right-handed parallel beta-helix repeat-containing protein, producing MNRIRIHDKMIGLGLATVASFLTLAGGAGTASAYDGVLEINGSCALNSGCFPGDAPGYPVTITSSAGSQSFRLTSDLIVPNTSTDGIVVEINDASVDLGGFSILGTTCVGSTTDCTPGSSSTGDGIDVAGIIFGLSVSNGQIAGMGRHGVNAGTQARIENLTSRWNASFGMSSGPGALVADSSFHQNGGTGVVLGANSAVHRSVSVGNGNGGLSATAGATMLGNTVRDNAGIGINVSTYSTVQNNTVTTSGDGGSGDDGIDAGNGSNVSDNTIQGSSANGIDCGNACTIARNAVYNSLADGIQCGSGCTIHDNTSFDNGDAAGDDGIQCSSGCNVMGNTLRQNTGEGLNLSFGTGYGENVMSSNAGGDVSGGTNLGGNLCSGAICP
- a CDS encoding SDR family oxidoreductase; protein product: MGIAVITGAGRGLGRAIAGRLARDGHHVVAVDLDGDTAERTAADVGGEARQCDVSDWASVEALAASVESCDILVNNAGIWHYDSLLESTAEHLDAVLGVNVVGTLACSRAFAPKMIAAGGGAIVNVSSAAAWTNSPGTGVYPATKAAVISLTKQMAIEWGEHQIRANAVGPGLVVTEGSAAAHSGEKRIERAKNIPIRRVGEPADIADVVSFLCSDEARYVTGQNLFVDGGITAGRAAI
- a CDS encoding TonB-dependent receptor, which gives rise to MRTRALRREAPHALVLALLVGVASSSFSAAASRAADDPFRGIEEMIVFGEGGGQALSYDDVSIIEFDAEHIEAIGAADIADIAAFTPNLEIRTPFAASSPTLFIRGVGIRDFTASSSSSVAVYIDETYMNSPTGQLAQLFDTENIEVLRGPQATRYGRNASAGTVRIVTRKPTGTPGTNVSLTYGRFDQIDADVAVENVLVEDTLSMRSAAQWSVRRGTTKNRCADVDYIRPPSPRDINVETPEGLNNRLIFDVSRACYTAENTATFLSPPGAGWTRSRGGSVKEWVNDVRNWGARSILRLQLPLFDMDWQLNLHGGQNRGDARQFQLVGADQRLLDTVPRPAPDGRDIDEYFDPDTRVFAPDGTYPLVEDPYIGNPFEGDYDRVEKEKIDLFGSSLVGSATFGAYRVTSVTGYEWSKRDTKINFDASPTPALHIDLVNRAYQLSQEVRLDYDGNDGYAWQVGGMFLYDAIDAENFFPFGLIADATDQEFTFFTRHTSFWGDFEWSPSETFSLETGARFNYDEKEMNLVRRIVRVIPGTGEIVPKRFDRNSPRAGEPIPPTLATSAATAFGWAGRIVATWRPTPGFDVSLGYTRGWKGPHINSAVLNPGPEGAERGALSEPVDPEIVDSIEARLRARFLGDRVALSSAFFFYDYQDLQVIAVRNARGATPVPDLINANDADVLGFEMEADLRPLQGWAPPLVEDLWIRLTFSWLDAHYTDFVNTLSAQNVGDNLVERVTQEDFTGNRVVNSPEFAFVGFVAWPLSTRWGELVPRFDWSFKDSVFFSAANSYLVRQGSVWLMNLRLTYSMPGTGVEVAGWVENLTDQRYTEDVFNLARVRNAILHAVADPRTYGLTLTARF
- a CDS encoding tetratricopeptide repeat protein; amino-acid sequence: MRCLHVGRVSAALILVAHLGASACATAPRDEPTLAYTPESFATEVQRRVPGLPERLASAPWAVDEAVIERSRRRLRRVPRGPSKIEALVDFLSEPEPDGLGLAYDFAATGTAERTLERKRGNCVSLAMVLVGIGRGLGWPTYFVEIRTRQPETQAFSTVKAVSDHMAVVIPVASYSMIVDFTGRVDDMENARVIDDVTAYAHVLNNLSAQGVMLETKEPDEAAWDAAIRGFELATKLQPELGRAWNNLGIALTRRGRFEEAREMYRRAVELDTAFGAAEHNLTVMETRAEGATRVRVAPLVGTSPTKGNGDALP